The proteins below come from a single Streptomyces spongiicola genomic window:
- a CDS encoding HEAT repeat domain-containing protein: MFTGMDEVDWASMGHAYGPADDVPGLLRGLASTDPAERETALDGLYTAVHHQGDVYDSTLACIPFLLELAASPEVEDRGAIVELLTSIGGIDLDDDELDPEDEEFEDAANYAMAAAAVASGADVFVGLLDDADAGVRLAAPCALAMLHGDPARVLALLRERLESEQDTEVRLALVEAVGRIALRHEALRAESVTWLTTLLAADRPPGLRLSALTQLARCAPGLLPDDIASTATALLRAADGAGSAAGTGPGPGTGAGAGAGAGATGPRAKAAGAAEARAAEARATETSATETRAAETRAAGAGAPSAQGNGGGPGAPWADDLLRTLHSALGDRVDDRIALLTGQLSSADPAQRTDAVWMCHGLIRAWRGPYDEVVRLVGAQLDDPDPLLHGAAVSLLESLFGLALPAADALAERVGATGGDRQADHRALIALARLGDPRAVPALARALEQPDLPRDVAFAVPYLGDLAAPLVPLLRRRLAEVALDERLSDRAVPLLTGLAGVRAAEALPEVLGVLHGAPARGGEWVTEASLRALTSFGAAAVPAAPALRALLGGASTEPSSSVVAAAARALWAATGDAATVLPVLRELLAADGPDERRAAAAALGSVGRAAAGAAPALRELLASPERWLRMDAAVALWRVTGAAGDSLPVLRTAWEENRYGRVEIAECLAEMGPSAEPAVPLLRAELSRPRRHNVLDGGSGSHDIEQDERLLALCRTALRGRT; encoded by the coding sequence GTACGGTCCGGCTGACGACGTGCCGGGGCTGCTGAGGGGGCTCGCTTCGACGGATCCGGCCGAGCGGGAGACCGCACTCGACGGGTTGTACACCGCGGTCCACCACCAGGGCGACGTGTACGACTCCACACTGGCCTGCATCCCCTTCCTGCTGGAACTCGCCGCCAGTCCCGAGGTGGAGGACCGGGGCGCCATCGTGGAGTTGCTGACCAGCATCGGCGGCATCGACCTCGACGACGACGAACTCGACCCGGAAGACGAGGAGTTCGAGGACGCCGCGAACTACGCGATGGCCGCCGCCGCGGTCGCCTCGGGGGCCGACGTCTTCGTCGGGCTGCTCGACGACGCGGACGCCGGGGTCCGGCTCGCCGCACCGTGCGCCCTGGCGATGCTGCACGGCGACCCGGCCCGGGTGCTGGCCCTCCTGCGCGAACGGCTGGAGTCGGAACAGGACACGGAGGTGAGGCTCGCGCTCGTCGAGGCGGTGGGGCGGATCGCCCTGCGCCACGAGGCGCTGCGCGCCGAATCGGTCACCTGGCTGACCACGCTGCTCGCCGCCGACCGGCCGCCCGGGCTGCGGCTCTCGGCCCTGACCCAGCTGGCGCGCTGCGCCCCCGGCCTCCTGCCCGACGACATCGCGTCCACCGCGACCGCGCTGCTGCGGGCCGCGGACGGGGCCGGCTCCGCGGCCGGGACCGGCCCAGGGCCCGGGACCGGGGCCGGGGCCGGGGCCGGGGCCGGGGCCACCGGGCCCAGGGCGAAGGCCGCCGGGGCCGCCGAAGCGAGGGCAGCCGAAGCCAGGGCCACTGAGACGAGCGCCACCGAGACGAGGGCCGCCGAGACGAGGGCCGCCGGGGCCGGTGCCCCGTCGGCGCAGGGCAACGGCGGCGGGCCGGGCGCACCGTGGGCCGACGACCTGCTGCGGACACTCCACTCCGCACTCGGCGACCGCGTCGACGACCGGATCGCGCTGCTCACCGGCCAGCTGAGCAGCGCCGATCCGGCACAGCGCACGGACGCGGTGTGGATGTGCCACGGGCTGATCAGGGCCTGGCGCGGGCCGTACGACGAGGTGGTGCGGCTCGTCGGGGCCCAGCTCGACGACCCCGACCCGCTGCTGCACGGCGCCGCGGTCAGCCTCCTGGAGAGCCTCTTCGGGCTGGCGCTGCCCGCGGCCGACGCTCTCGCGGAGCGGGTGGGGGCCACCGGCGGGGACCGGCAGGCCGACCACCGCGCGCTCATCGCGCTCGCGAGACTCGGCGACCCACGTGCAGTCCCGGCGCTCGCCCGCGCCCTGGAACAGCCTGACCTGCCGCGCGACGTGGCGTTCGCGGTGCCGTACCTCGGCGATCTGGCGGCACCCCTGGTGCCGCTGCTGCGGCGGCGGCTCGCCGAGGTGGCTCTGGACGAGCGGCTCTCCGACCGGGCGGTGCCCCTGCTGACCGGGCTCGCCGGAGTGCGTGCGGCCGAGGCGCTGCCCGAGGTGCTGGGAGTGCTGCACGGGGCGCCGGCGCGGGGCGGCGAGTGGGTGACCGAGGCGTCGCTGCGCGCCCTCACGTCGTTCGGGGCAGCCGCCGTGCCCGCGGCGCCGGCCCTGCGCGCGCTGCTCGGCGGTGCGTCCACGGAGCCGTCCTCGTCGGTCGTCGCGGCCGCGGCGCGGGCGCTGTGGGCGGCGACCGGGGACGCCGCGACGGTGCTGCCGGTGCTCCGCGAGCTGCTCGCGGCGGACGGCCCCGACGAGCGACGCGCCGCGGCGGCCGCGCTGGGCTCGGTGGGCCGCGCGGCGGCCGGCGCGGCGCCCGCCCTGCGCGAGCTGCTCGCCTCGCCGGAACGCTGGCTCCGGATGGACGCGGCGGTGGCGCTGTGGCGGGTCACGGGCGCGGCCGGGGACTCACTGCCGGTGCTGCGGACCGCGTGGGAGGAGAACCGCTACGGGCGCGTCGAGATCGCCGAGTGCCTCGCCGAGATGGGCCCCTCGGCGGAACCGGCGGTGCCGCTGCTGCGTGCGGAACTCTCGCGCCCGCGGCGGCACAACGTGCTGGACGGGGGTTCCGGGAGCCACGACATCGAGCAGGACGAGCGCCTGCTCGCCCTCTGCCGTACGGCGCTCCGCGGCCGTACGTGA